Proteins encoded within one genomic window of Corynebacterium aurimucosum:
- a CDS encoding PAC2 family protein — protein sequence MQEEQRRMYELEYPAPVIKDDSTPDNGPTMIVAMNGYADAGQAVEASADHLKAALENRQLASFNNDELIDYRSRRPAVTIDHERTVEIENTDLGIKVLRDNSGTPFLLLSGPEPDLRWEAFTDAVVNLVEKFDIKNTIMLYSAPMPVPHTRPTVVTAHGNSPELLNSMVRMESTMMVPGAAALYIERALDKKGRRVAGYTAHVPHYLAASPYPSATLRLLDSVATAAGLNIPLGSLEADVTRVNQQLEEQVTNSEEIAGVVHQLEEQYDAYMERYRSRHPQAIMPGEEHMPTGEEIGADFEAFLAGLDDNPDILSEDIDDREDNYGREQGPGSDMDDDV from the coding sequence ATGCAGGAAGAACAGCGCCGCATGTATGAGCTGGAGTATCCCGCTCCAGTGATCAAGGATGATTCGACTCCAGACAACGGCCCCACGATGATCGTTGCTATGAATGGTTATGCCGACGCCGGACAAGCCGTCGAAGCCAGTGCCGATCACCTCAAGGCCGCTTTGGAAAACCGCCAGCTGGCCTCGTTTAACAATGACGAGCTCATTGATTACCGCTCGCGCCGCCCCGCCGTCACCATCGATCATGAGCGCACGGTGGAGATTGAGAACACTGACTTGGGTATCAAGGTGCTGCGGGATAACTCTGGCACTCCATTCTTGCTTCTTTCGGGCCCTGAACCGGACTTGCGGTGGGAGGCCTTTACTGATGCGGTAGTGAACTTGGTGGAGAAATTCGATATCAAGAACACCATCATGCTCTACTCGGCCCCCATGCCGGTGCCGCACACCCGCCCCACTGTGGTAACAGCGCATGGCAATTCGCCGGAGCTCCTTAACTCAATGGTGCGCATGGAATCCACCATGATGGTCCCCGGCGCCGCCGCCCTGTATATCGAGCGAGCCTTGGACAAGAAGGGCCGCCGCGTTGCCGGGTACACCGCCCATGTTCCGCACTACTTGGCCGCCTCCCCGTACCCGTCGGCCACGCTGCGTCTTTTGGATTCGGTGGCAACCGCAGCTGGCCTCAACATCCCACTGGGCAGCTTGGAGGCAGACGTGACTCGCGTTAACCAGCAGTTGGAGGAGCAGGTTACCAACTCTGAGGAAATTGCAGGCGTGGTCCACCAGCTGGAGGAGCAGTACGACGCCTACATGGAGCGCTACCGCTCCCGCCACCCGCAGGCCATCATGCCTGGCGAAGAGCACATGCCTACTGGTGAGGAGATCGGAGCAGACTTTGAAGCTTTCCTGGCGGGCCTCGACGACAATCCGGATATCCTCTCCGAAGATATCGATGACCGCGAAGACAACTACGGGCGGGAGCAAGGACCCGGCTCGGATATGGACGATGACGTCTAA
- a CDS encoding DEAD/DEAH box helicase: protein MNLSQMLPDLAEVPESMVDEAIWDTFLSWTSGRGISLYPAQEEASLGILAGDNVILATPTGSGKSMVANAAHFIALARGQRSFYTAPIKALVSEKFFALCEIFGPENVGMMTGDATVNGSAPIIAATAEIVANIALRDGAEAAIDQVIMDEFHYYSEPDRGWAWQVPLLELPKAQFLLMSATLGDTAWLEKDLTERTGRTTTLVAGTTRPVPLDFSYVFSAVHETIEELLADGKAPVYVVHFSQREASERAQALTSLSKIITPEEKEAIAAELAGFRFTTTFGKDLSKLLRKGIGVHHAGMLPKYRRLVERLAQKGLLKIICGTDTLGVGINVPIRTVLMTGLAKYDGTRQRILKSREFHQIAGRAGRAGYDTEGTVVVQAPEYEIENAKARRRVGDDPARLKKLKKKSARDGEVSWSEQTYARLIDAEPEQLTSQFRVSNSMLLNVLARHGNGYEHLKHLLRTSHNTRARQNEDILTALSLFRGLLNSGVVQKSTKGLDIYGRPYHVVREMPRDFALNQPLGPFALAALTLLDPESDTYALDVISVFESVLDDPRQVLIAQQKQRRGEEIAALKAEGVDYTERMAIVEDITWPKPLEELLEQSYETFCQTNPWAKEFELRPKSVVRDMLESAMTFSDLVATYGLARSEGVILRYLTDAWRTLKQSIPAEFLTEELEDIIVWLGELIRQVDSSLVDEWAEMAGEDSPISQEDLDRELAFGVEDPTALTANQRAFSIMVRNYFFRLAQLFALEKEERLADLLDYLEEIPDFSRALDDYFDDYDDIDTGPAARGQEYFLLDKGDAGSGARGGGGSRSWTVRQILKDPEGDNSYQLVGTVDLDASDEAGEVRLSELCVEY from the coding sequence GTGAACCTTTCTCAGATGTTGCCCGATCTCGCCGAAGTCCCCGAGTCGATGGTTGATGAGGCCATCTGGGACACATTTTTGTCCTGGACTTCTGGCCGTGGTATTTCGCTTTACCCAGCGCAGGAAGAGGCCTCCCTCGGCATTCTTGCCGGGGATAACGTCATCCTGGCAACTCCCACTGGTTCCGGCAAATCCATGGTGGCCAACGCCGCCCACTTCATTGCTTTGGCGCGCGGCCAGCGCAGCTTCTACACCGCACCCATCAAGGCCTTGGTGAGCGAAAAATTCTTCGCGCTCTGCGAGATTTTCGGCCCCGAGAACGTCGGCATGATGACCGGTGATGCCACGGTCAACGGCTCCGCTCCCATCATCGCCGCGACGGCTGAGATTGTGGCCAATATTGCGCTGCGTGATGGCGCGGAAGCCGCCATTGACCAGGTAATCATGGATGAGTTCCATTACTACTCCGAGCCTGATCGCGGCTGGGCCTGGCAGGTTCCGCTGTTGGAGCTACCGAAGGCCCAATTCTTGCTCATGTCCGCCACCTTGGGCGATACCGCCTGGCTGGAGAAGGATTTGACGGAGCGTACCGGCCGTACGACGACTCTGGTAGCGGGAACAACTCGCCCAGTGCCCCTCGACTTCTCTTATGTCTTTTCCGCGGTCCACGAAACCATCGAAGAATTGCTCGCCGATGGCAAGGCCCCTGTCTATGTCGTCCACTTCTCCCAGCGCGAGGCCTCAGAGCGCGCGCAGGCGTTGACTTCCCTGTCGAAGATCATCACCCCGGAGGAGAAGGAGGCCATTGCAGCTGAGCTCGCGGGCTTCCGCTTCACCACGACGTTTGGCAAAGACCTCTCTAAGCTTCTGCGTAAGGGAATCGGTGTGCACCACGCTGGTATGTTGCCGAAATATCGGCGCTTGGTTGAGCGCCTGGCCCAGAAGGGCCTTCTCAAGATTATTTGCGGCACCGATACTTTGGGCGTCGGCATCAACGTCCCCATTCGCACGGTCCTGATGACCGGCCTTGCCAAATATGATGGAACCCGCCAGCGTATTCTGAAGTCTCGCGAGTTTCACCAGATTGCCGGCCGCGCTGGCCGCGCCGGTTATGACACGGAAGGCACCGTCGTCGTGCAGGCGCCGGAGTATGAGATTGAGAACGCCAAGGCGCGGCGCCGTGTGGGCGATGACCCAGCAAGGCTCAAGAAACTGAAAAAGAAGTCTGCGCGCGACGGTGAAGTGTCGTGGTCGGAACAGACTTACGCACGGCTTATCGACGCCGAACCGGAGCAACTAACGTCCCAATTCCGAGTGTCCAATTCCATGTTGCTCAACGTGCTCGCCCGGCACGGCAACGGCTACGAGCATCTCAAGCACCTGCTGCGCACCAGCCACAACACGCGTGCCCGCCAGAACGAGGACATCCTGACGGCATTGAGTCTGTTCCGGGGACTTCTCAATTCGGGCGTAGTGCAAAAGTCTACGAAGGGGCTCGATATCTACGGCCGTCCCTACCACGTCGTGCGAGAGATGCCGCGCGATTTCGCCCTCAACCAGCCTTTAGGACCCTTCGCGCTGGCAGCGCTCACCTTATTAGATCCAGAATCGGATACTTATGCACTCGACGTCATCTCTGTCTTTGAATCGGTGCTGGATGATCCTCGCCAGGTACTCATTGCCCAACAGAAGCAGCGGCGCGGTGAGGAAATCGCGGCGCTCAAGGCCGAGGGCGTGGACTATACCGAGCGCATGGCCATCGTGGAAGACATCACGTGGCCAAAGCCTCTGGAAGAGCTCCTCGAACAGTCCTATGAGACCTTCTGCCAGACCAACCCATGGGCGAAGGAGTTCGAGCTGCGGCCTAAGTCTGTAGTGCGCGACATGCTGGAGAGCGCCATGACTTTTTCCGATCTCGTCGCCACCTACGGTCTGGCCCGCTCGGAAGGCGTCATTTTGCGCTACCTGACCGATGCCTGGCGCACGCTCAAGCAGTCTATCCCTGCGGAGTTCCTCACAGAGGAACTCGAGGACATTATCGTCTGGCTCGGGGAGCTTATCCGCCAAGTCGATTCTTCGCTTGTCGACGAGTGGGCTGAGATGGCTGGCGAGGACTCTCCCATTTCCCAGGAAGATTTGGACCGCGAGTTGGCCTTCGGAGTCGAGGATCCCACCGCCTTGACCGCGAATCAGCGGGCTTTCAGCATCATGGTGCGCAACTACTTCTTCCGCCTTGCCCAACTCTTTGCGTTGGAGAAGGAAGAGCGCTTGGCAGACCTATTGGACTACTTGGAGGAGATTCCTGACTTTAGCCGTGCCCTCGATGACTACTTCGATGACTACGATGACATTGACACTGGGCCAGCGGCTAGGGGCCAGGAATACTTCCTCCTGGACAAGGGCGACGCAGGCTCGGGCGCTCGTGGCGGTGGCGGCTCGCGGTCGTGGACCGTGCGTCAGATCCTTAAGGACCCAGAGGGTGATAATTCCTATCAGCTCGTTGGCACCGTAGATCTCGATGCCTCCGATGAAGCCGGGGAGGTACGGCTATCCGAGTTGTGTGTGGAGTACTAG
- the galE gene encoding UDP-glucose 4-epimerase GalE yields the protein MKLLVTGGAGYVGSVCAAVLVEKGHDVTIIDNFSTGNREAIPEKARLVEGDVADVAREVLSEGGFEGVLHFAARSLVGESVEAPADYWQHNVVTTLKLLNAMREFEVTNLVFSSTAATYGEPAQVPITETMPTQPTNPYGASKLAIDYMITSYAQAYGLGATSLRYFNVAGAYGDIGENREVETHLIPLVLQVALGHREKIFIFGDDYDTTDGTAVRDYIHIRDLAEAHVLALESNAAGTHRIYNLGSGDGYSVKQVIEACREVTGHPIPAELAPRRAGDPATLVASSDKIKSELGWNPGRTDLKTIVTDAWNFTRQLGERAHSARR from the coding sequence ATGAAGCTGTTAGTTACCGGCGGCGCCGGCTATGTCGGCAGCGTATGCGCTGCCGTCCTCGTTGAAAAAGGCCACGATGTCACCATCATCGACAATTTCTCTACCGGCAACCGCGAGGCCATCCCGGAGAAGGCGCGCCTTGTCGAAGGCGACGTGGCCGATGTCGCTCGTGAGGTGTTATCTGAGGGCGGTTTCGAAGGAGTCTTGCACTTCGCGGCCCGCTCCCTCGTGGGCGAATCTGTGGAGGCCCCGGCTGACTATTGGCAGCACAACGTGGTCACAACTCTAAAGCTGCTCAACGCTATGCGTGAATTCGAGGTCACCAACCTCGTCTTTTCCTCAACCGCTGCCACCTACGGTGAGCCGGCGCAAGTGCCGATCACGGAGACGATGCCCACCCAGCCGACGAACCCTTATGGCGCATCGAAGCTTGCCATCGACTACATGATTACTTCTTATGCCCAGGCCTATGGCTTGGGGGCGACTTCCCTGCGCTACTTCAACGTCGCCGGCGCCTACGGCGATATCGGAGAGAACCGCGAGGTGGAAACCCACCTCATTCCCCTTGTCCTGCAGGTAGCGCTGGGACATCGCGAAAAGATTTTCATCTTCGGCGATGACTACGACACCACCGATGGCACCGCAGTGCGCGATTACATCCACATTCGTGACTTGGCCGAAGCCCATGTCTTAGCGCTGGAGAGCAATGCCGCTGGCACCCACCGCATCTACAACCTGGGCTCCGGGGACGGCTACTCGGTCAAGCAGGTTATTGAGGCCTGCCGCGAAGTCACTGGACACCCCATCCCAGCAGAGCTTGCGCCGCGCCGCGCTGGTGACCCCGCGACGCTCGTGGCGTCCTCAGACAAGATTAAATCCGAGCTCGGATGGAACCCAGGCCGCACCGACTTGAAGACCATCGTCACGGATGCTTGGAATTTCACCCGGCAGCTCGGCGAGCGGGCTCACTCCGCTCGGCGCTAA
- a CDS encoding DUF4192 domain-containing protein encodes MNTFSTHTDRTPPITTPGHLLANIPGLLGFYPTESVVFMAIDTTPRGPAMGPLARVDITDAQGAITDIALLLAEHAREGVFAFLISKQPLTELREVSHWLYSLDRAEDGVEIDAAWYAQEITQNAPYILLHGTVNADGSGPMKKWVEGTIPALTDAPSMRSCVDHNVVPELNREDFFSVFAPGNSYLDAEEAKVLAQQARDSATRYREQVAVAHGKKRRDLLDHFLEDAQWALDQVASVEEAEQDSKLLETCAVWLATTWTRDLVVDICAQAGESGADLLLAAARTFSGELRANALTLFALAQLEQEWDILAGPALQLVTEEFPSHRLGALLCQAYRHGLHEKVRDSIHTGALKAYDTALGEEPKEKTLSAERSEPARRAAG; translated from the coding sequence ATGAACACTTTTTCAACGCACACAGACCGTACACCACCAATAACAACTCCAGGTCATCTTCTCGCTAACATCCCCGGCCTCTTAGGCTTCTATCCCACCGAATCAGTGGTGTTCATGGCCATCGACACCACTCCACGCGGCCCAGCCATGGGGCCGCTCGCTCGCGTCGACATCACGGATGCCCAAGGAGCGATCACAGACATCGCACTGCTACTAGCGGAGCATGCCCGCGAAGGTGTCTTTGCCTTCCTCATCTCGAAGCAGCCTCTCACCGAACTGCGGGAAGTGTCCCACTGGCTTTATAGCCTGGACCGTGCTGAGGATGGGGTGGAGATCGACGCCGCGTGGTATGCCCAGGAAATCACCCAGAATGCGCCTTATATATTGCTGCATGGAACCGTCAACGCGGACGGTAGCGGGCCGATGAAGAAGTGGGTTGAGGGGACTATACCGGCGCTAACCGACGCCCCCTCGATGCGCTCTTGCGTCGACCACAATGTGGTACCTGAGCTAAACCGGGAGGATTTCTTTTCCGTCTTTGCGCCGGGGAATAGCTACCTCGACGCTGAAGAAGCTAAAGTCTTAGCGCAGCAAGCTCGCGATTCGGCGACGCGATATCGCGAGCAGGTGGCCGTTGCGCACGGAAAGAAGCGCAGAGACCTGCTGGATCACTTTCTTGAGGATGCCCAGTGGGCGCTTGACCAAGTGGCATCGGTGGAAGAAGCAGAACAGGACAGCAAGCTACTGGAAACCTGCGCAGTGTGGCTCGCGACGACGTGGACGCGCGACCTCGTAGTAGATATCTGCGCGCAGGCAGGCGAATCCGGGGCGGACCTTCTCCTCGCAGCGGCCCGCACATTCAGCGGGGAGCTGCGGGCGAATGCGCTGACCCTTTTCGCATTAGCGCAGTTGGAGCAGGAGTGGGATATCCTTGCCGGACCAGCATTGCAGCTCGTCACGGAGGAGTTTCCCAGCCACCGCCTCGGGGCGCTGCTGTGCCAAGCGTACCGCCATGGCCTGCATGAAAAGGTACGTGATTCGATTCATACAGGGGCGCTCAAGGCTTATGACACCGCCCTAGGGGAGGAGCCTAAAGAAAAGACGCTTAGCGCCGAGCGGAGTGAGCCCGCTCGCCGAGCTGCCGGGTGA
- a CDS encoding metal-dependent transcriptional regulator: MRDLVDTTEMYLRTIYELEEEGITPLRARIAERLEQSGPTVSQTVARMERDGLLHVRTDRSLDLTQQGRELATNVMRKHRLAERLLTDVLGLDIHKVHDEACRWEHVMSEEVEKRVVAVLEDSSRSPFGNPIPGLAQLGMSPVELDLGTRAIDLPTGQETEATIVQINEVLQADNSTFHDLYACGIQVGSHVTVVNESGTIRLTTKSGHTVELVDDLAHAIRVKED, from the coding sequence GTGAGGGACCTAGTTGACACCACGGAAATGTATCTGCGAACCATCTACGAGCTCGAAGAGGAAGGTATTACCCCACTGCGTGCTCGAATTGCAGAGCGTTTAGAGCAGTCCGGACCGACCGTCTCCCAGACCGTGGCCCGGATGGAGCGCGATGGACTTCTTCACGTGCGCACCGACCGCAGCCTTGATCTCACTCAGCAGGGCCGCGAATTAGCTACCAACGTCATGCGCAAACACCGCTTGGCTGAGCGGTTGCTCACGGATGTCCTTGGCCTTGATATCCACAAGGTCCACGACGAGGCCTGCCGGTGGGAACACGTCATGAGCGAAGAAGTAGAAAAGCGAGTCGTCGCGGTGCTGGAGGATTCCTCCCGCTCACCATTCGGCAACCCAATCCCCGGTTTGGCACAGCTGGGCATGTCTCCGGTAGAGCTCGACTTGGGCACGCGCGCCATCGACCTTCCCACGGGGCAAGAAACCGAGGCCACTATCGTGCAAATCAATGAGGTCTTGCAAGCTGATAATTCCACCTTCCACGACCTGTATGCCTGCGGAATCCAGGTTGGCTCGCACGTCACCGTAGTCAATGAGAGCGGGACGATTAGGCTGACAACGAAATCAGGACACACTGTCGAGCTTGTCGACGACCTTGCTCACGCTATCCGCGTCAAGGAGGACTAA
- a CDS encoding sigma-70 family RNA polymerase sigma factor produces the protein MATSSAASVQDEDGQEVDRGSRRNQTNDNPSADLVRVYLNGIGKTALLSAEDEVELAQAIEVGLYAEYKLANAEKLTRAEKRDLKILAREGKKARSHLLEANLRLVVSLAKRYTGRGMPLLDLIQEGNLGLIRAMEKFDYAKGFKFSTYATWWIRQAITRGMADQSRTIRLPVHLVEQVNKLSRIKREMYQSLGREATNEELAEESGIEESKIEMLLRQSRDPVSLDMPVGTDEEAPLGDFIEDAEATDAETAVVASMRHSDIRSVIGSLEEREQDVIRLRYGLDDGVPRTLDQIGRKFGLSRERVRQIEREVMAKLREGNRADRLREYAL, from the coding sequence ATGGCCACATCATCCGCTGCTAGCGTCCAGGACGAGGACGGACAGGAAGTTGACCGCGGCTCACGCCGTAACCAAACAAATGACAATCCCTCTGCGGACTTGGTCCGCGTTTATCTCAACGGAATCGGCAAAACTGCGCTGCTGAGTGCTGAGGACGAGGTTGAGCTCGCACAGGCCATCGAGGTAGGCCTGTACGCCGAATACAAGCTCGCTAATGCCGAAAAGTTGACCCGCGCTGAGAAGCGCGACCTGAAGATTTTGGCCCGCGAAGGCAAGAAGGCTCGCTCCCACCTCTTGGAGGCCAATCTGCGTCTCGTAGTCTCCCTGGCTAAGCGTTATACCGGCCGCGGCATGCCGCTGCTGGACCTCATCCAGGAAGGTAACTTGGGCCTGATTCGTGCGATGGAGAAGTTTGATTATGCCAAGGGCTTCAAGTTCTCCACGTATGCAACGTGGTGGATCCGCCAGGCCATTACCCGCGGCATGGCTGACCAGTCCCGCACTATCCGCCTCCCCGTGCACCTAGTTGAGCAGGTAAATAAGCTTTCCCGCATTAAACGCGAGATGTACCAGTCCTTGGGCCGCGAGGCCACGAATGAGGAGCTCGCGGAGGAATCCGGAATCGAAGAGTCCAAGATCGAGATGCTGCTGCGCCAGTCCCGCGATCCTGTTTCCTTGGACATGCCGGTCGGTACCGATGAGGAAGCCCCGTTGGGTGACTTCATTGAGGATGCCGAGGCAACGGATGCCGAGACCGCTGTGGTGGCCTCCATGCGCCACTCCGATATCCGCTCCGTGATTGGTTCCCTCGAGGAACGCGAACAGGATGTCATCCGCCTACGCTATGGCTTGGACGATGGTGTCCCGCGCACCCTCGACCAGATTGGCCGCAAGTTCGGCCTCTCTCGTGAACGCGTTCGCCAAATCGAGCGTGAGGTGATGGCCAAGTTGCGCGAGGGCAACCGTGCGGACCGCCTCCGCGAGTACGCGCTCTAA